In one Prosthecochloris aestuarii DSM 271 genomic region, the following are encoded:
- a CDS encoding SOUL family heme-binding protein produces the protein MTSTLFLLLTALTLMSCSVIGKRTAAEPPYSVEHRDGDFEIRSYGPVIVASTVVNGSYGQTSNKAFGRLAGYIFGRNIGKQKISMTAPVIQEAEGEKIAMTAPVIQAKEGSAWRMEFVMPEEYTMETLPKPLDPEISIREIAPRKVASVRYTGLHSARNIDRWSAKLTAWLDQEGYRAISPPRAASYDPPWTIPFLRRNEIHIDVM, from the coding sequence ATGACATCGACACTTTTTCTTTTATTGACGGCATTGACGCTTATGAGCTGTTCCGTGATTGGCAAGAGGACAGCGGCAGAGCCTCCATACAGCGTTGAGCATCGTGACGGGGATTTCGAAATTCGCAGCTACGGCCCGGTGATCGTCGCGTCTACGGTGGTCAACGGGAGTTATGGGCAAACCAGCAATAAGGCATTCGGCCGTCTTGCAGGCTACATATTCGGCCGTAACATCGGCAAGCAGAAGATCTCGATGACAGCGCCGGTGATACAGGAGGCGGAAGGAGAAAAAATTGCCATGACGGCTCCTGTCATACAGGCGAAGGAGGGGAGTGCATGGCGTATGGAGTTTGTGATGCCGGAAGAGTACACCATGGAAACATTGCCGAAGCCTCTCGACCCGGAAATCAGCATTCGTGAGATAGCGCCCCGCAAGGTTGCCAGCGTTCGATATACAGGTCTGCATTCAGCCCGCAATATCGATAGATGGTCAGCGAAGCTCACCGCGTGGCTGGATCAGGAAGGCTACAGGGCGATTTCCCCACCGAGGGCGGCAAGCTATGATCCGCCATGGACAATCCCTTTTCTGCGCCGAAACGAGATCCATATTGATGTTATGTGA
- a CDS encoding cytochrome b/b6 domain-containing protein: MKKVYLYARFQRFWHWMQALIIFSLLVSGLEVHGLFTLMGYENAFHVHNFFAWGLVTFIVLAFFWYITTGDFRQYLTEGNLIEKIMMQVRYYLIGIFMNEPHPFKKNEISRLNPLQRITYLMLTLVGLPLQIIFGFLYYYYNELVALGMNPDWIEPIALIHTLLAYMLISFVIMHVYMTTTGHTVTSNIKAMITGWEEVEE, encoded by the coding sequence ATGAAAAAAGTCTATCTCTACGCAAGGTTCCAGCGCTTCTGGCACTGGATGCAGGCGCTGATTATATTTTCGCTGCTGGTGAGCGGGCTCGAGGTGCATGGCCTCTTTACGCTCATGGGGTATGAAAACGCCTTCCACGTGCATAATTTCTTTGCCTGGGGCCTGGTGACCTTCATTGTCCTGGCGTTTTTCTGGTACATCACTACCGGGGATTTTCGCCAGTATCTGACGGAGGGTAATCTGATCGAAAAGATCATGATGCAGGTGCGCTACTACCTGATCGGGATTTTCATGAACGAACCGCACCCGTTCAAGAAAAACGAGATTTCCCGCCTCAATCCCCTGCAGCGCATTACCTACCTGATGCTCACCCTGGTCGGGCTTCCTTTGCAGATTATCTTCGGGTTTCTCTACTACTACTACAACGAACTTGTAGCCCTCGGCATGAATCCTGACTGGATAGAGCCTATTGCGCTTATCCATACTCTGCTTGCCTACATGCTGATCAGCTTCGTCATTATGCATGTCTATATGACCACCACCGGCCACACGGTGACCTCAAACATCAAGGCGATGATTACGGGGTGGGAAGAGGTCGAGGAGTAA
- a CDS encoding ABC-three component system middle component 2 — MKIVSNGLWMMTSHSRPALFNSPLETGIRSLEILVAAYPAAFDLERLVEMDYLVVHSGDADGPESLHAALPMRAGELLIRRGLIEKGLLLMTSRNLIQRIPAEDGFDYIAGDAAAPFLSSLTSTYSQRLKERAQWAVERFTGVETSRIRQITHRLFENWSSQFQAIDRSRGNQ; from the coding sequence ATGAAGATCGTCTCAAATGGGTTATGGATGATGACTAGCCACTCACGCCCAGCACTATTCAATAGTCCGCTGGAGACCGGTATCCGCTCCTTGGAAATTCTGGTCGCAGCCTATCCGGCGGCTTTCGACCTTGAAAGGCTTGTCGAAATGGATTATCTCGTCGTCCATTCCGGTGATGCGGATGGGCCTGAAAGCCTTCACGCGGCCCTGCCTATGAGGGCAGGAGAATTACTGATTCGACGCGGGCTGATTGAAAAAGGGCTTCTATTGATGACAAGCCGGAATCTCATACAGCGGATACCCGCAGAAGACGGCTTCGATTACATTGCAGGAGACGCGGCTGCGCCGTTTCTTTCCTCGCTTACATCCACCTATTCTCAGAGGCTCAAAGAGCGCGCGCAATGGGCGGTCGAGCGCTTTACGGGGGTGGAAACATCGAGGATTCGACAAATCACGCATCGGCTGTTTGAGAATTGGTCAAGCCAGTTCCAAGCCATAGACAGATCACGAGGTAACCAATGA
- a CDS encoding SDR family NAD(P)-dependent oxidoreductase has protein sequence MQSKKVALITGAAGALGSATAATFKKAGYRLSLLDMNIKPLQERWEGKEHVTCLPCDLTDAGNIEDAVDKTVRMYGSIDTLLTIAGGFAMGPQIHELTEEKWDSMQNMNLRTVFLAARAVLPHMRKQQSGSIVTIGAQTALHGAANLAPYVVSKSSVIRLTECMAQENQKKGIRVNCILPSVIDTPANRADMPDADFSKWTKPEAIADVLLFLASDASKAVNGASIPV, from the coding sequence ATGCAGAGCAAAAAAGTAGCATTGATCACGGGAGCTGCCGGGGCTCTTGGCAGCGCGACCGCTGCAACATTCAAAAAAGCCGGTTATCGACTCTCTCTTCTTGACATGAATATCAAGCCACTTCAGGAACGGTGGGAAGGCAAAGAGCATGTCACCTGCTTACCATGCGACCTGACCGATGCCGGCAACATTGAGGATGCCGTCGATAAGACGGTCCGTATGTACGGGTCGATCGACACCCTCCTCACAATCGCAGGCGGTTTTGCTATGGGACCGCAAATACATGAACTGACCGAGGAAAAGTGGGATTCAATGCAGAACATGAATCTCAGAACAGTCTTTCTCGCCGCACGGGCGGTACTCCCGCACATGCGCAAGCAACAAAGCGGAAGTATCGTTACCATCGGGGCACAAACAGCTCTCCATGGCGCAGCGAATCTGGCCCCTTACGTTGTCTCCAAATCGTCAGTCATACGGCTGACTGAATGCATGGCCCAAGAAAACCAAAAGAAAGGCATCCGCGTCAATTGCATTCTTCCCTCGGTCATCGATACCCCCGCAAACAGAGCCGATATGCCTGATGCCGATTTCTCGAAATGGACCAAACCTGAGGCAATTGCCGACGTACTTCTTTTTCTCGCATCAGACGCATCCAAAGCTGTTAACGGAGCATCGATACCCGTCTGA
- a CDS encoding Acg family FMN-binding oxidoreductase — protein MGLSRRQFLVRTATCAVLFGLAPGLSACNGVIRHDSRKGEAYDALLGAIGQERTDMLWYASLAPSSHNVQPWTVIIDSDRWTIGSASSRWLPAVDPENREMLLSVGAFVENLTLAGSRFGIGVRSRVIAQSPNDPELVELQLSKVSPSGYPLERLEKRMTLRGPFQSQEIEASDFSSLIDGDEGFFYFPPASLEAAWLDEATIAANRQQVKRQDVASELASWIRWSDADARQYRNGLTPESMGITGLTGWYVRNFYGRDDVLNQDFRKNTVNRVVSQVAESGGWIVVTSDNGTPSALIQAGRRFERMLLKARGLSIGIHPMSQVLEEAPWKRDVRDALKVQKSPQLLLRVGYTRDYTDPVSVRMPLDRVVSFRAG, from the coding sequence ATGGGGCTCTCTCGAAGACAATTTCTGGTTCGTACGGCAACGTGTGCGGTTTTGTTCGGGCTCGCACCGGGGCTTTCGGCCTGCAATGGCGTGATTCGGCATGATAGTCGTAAAGGGGAGGCGTACGATGCTCTTCTGGGGGCTATCGGCCAGGAACGGACCGATATGCTCTGGTATGCGTCGCTTGCCCCGAGCAGCCATAATGTTCAGCCCTGGACGGTGATTATCGATTCTGATCGATGGACCATCGGGTCTGCCAGTTCCCGCTGGCTGCCGGCTGTGGATCCTGAAAACAGGGAGATGCTGCTGTCTGTCGGAGCGTTTGTGGAGAATCTTACGCTTGCAGGGTCACGTTTTGGTATAGGTGTCCGCTCCAGGGTGATTGCGCAAAGTCCGAACGATCCCGAGCTTGTGGAACTGCAGCTGAGCAAGGTTTCGCCATCGGGCTACCCGCTCGAGCGACTTGAAAAGCGCATGACGTTACGCGGTCCGTTTCAAAGTCAGGAGATTGAGGCGTCCGATTTTTCTTCGCTTATCGACGGCGACGAAGGGTTTTTTTATTTTCCGCCAGCCTCATTGGAGGCAGCATGGCTCGATGAGGCAACCATTGCAGCTAATCGTCAGCAGGTCAAACGGCAGGATGTTGCATCGGAGCTTGCCTCCTGGATACGATGGTCGGATGCTGATGCGCGTCAATACCGCAACGGGCTGACCCCGGAATCCATGGGTATTACCGGTCTTACCGGGTGGTATGTTCGCAACTTCTATGGGCGCGACGATGTGCTGAACCAGGATTTTCGGAAAAATACAGTTAACAGGGTTGTTTCGCAGGTGGCCGAAAGCGGTGGCTGGATTGTGGTGACGTCGGATAACGGCACTCCATCAGCGTTGATCCAGGCAGGCAGACGCTTCGAGCGTATGCTTCTCAAGGCCAGGGGACTTTCTATCGGCATTCATCCCATGTCGCAGGTGCTCGAAGAGGCTCCCTGGAAGCGCGACGTGCGTGATGCACTGAAGGTACAGAAATCGCCCCAGCTGCTTCTGCGTGTGGGTTATACCAGAGACTATACTGATCCTGTCAGTGTGAGGATGCCGCTCGATCGCGTAGTCAGTTTTCGTGCAGGGTGA
- a CDS encoding ABC-three component system protein gives MIAEADLKVIKPKEPATASSAAHVQSGIPVPKAIRVKNFSPDDWEDFIEEWSTSLEDTYIKVRRFGGSGDYGVDIAGFCTDKGFENTWDNYQCKRYAHPLRPSDIWVELGKIIYYSHIGEYTPPRKHYFVASLGVGTTLERLLSKPTELHQKFKENWDGHCRSGITLTKEIELSGKLLSYMDAFDFTIFSSKSHVELIEAHSYTGFHAVRFGGGLPARPDPEAPPAVPAPSESRYIRQLLDAYGDHLGSPLPDMNALVAHNMLGRDFRRQRERFYHAEALRNFARDTVPDGTFDDLQEEVYHGVVDITDATHPNGYERMKATVTQASSVALTANPLASVTKSQDRQGICHQLANEDRLKWVMDDD, from the coding sequence ATGATTGCTGAGGCCGATCTAAAGGTGATCAAGCCGAAGGAGCCTGCAACGGCTTCTTCGGCTGCTCACGTGCAATCAGGTATTCCCGTTCCCAAGGCGATCCGCGTCAAGAATTTCAGCCCTGATGATTGGGAAGATTTTATCGAGGAATGGTCAACGAGCCTTGAAGACACGTATATCAAGGTTCGTCGTTTCGGCGGCTCAGGAGATTACGGAGTTGATATCGCCGGATTTTGCACCGACAAGGGCTTTGAAAATACGTGGGACAATTACCAATGCAAGCGCTATGCGCATCCGTTGCGACCGAGCGACATTTGGGTCGAGCTGGGTAAGATCATTTATTACTCGCACATCGGCGAGTATACGCCACCCCGAAAGCATTATTTTGTGGCATCCCTCGGTGTTGGAACAACGTTGGAAAGACTACTAAGCAAGCCGACCGAGTTGCATCAGAAATTCAAGGAAAATTGGGACGGACACTGTAGAAGCGGAATCACCTTAACTAAGGAAATCGAACTCAGCGGCAAGCTGCTATCGTATATGGACGCTTTCGATTTTACGATCTTCTCATCGAAGTCACACGTTGAGCTGATTGAAGCGCATAGCTATACCGGGTTTCACGCGGTCCGCTTTGGGGGCGGTCTGCCTGCACGACCAGATCCCGAAGCCCCACCCGCCGTCCCTGCGCCATCAGAGAGCCGGTATATCCGTCAGCTCCTTGACGCTTATGGCGATCATTTAGGAAGTCCGCTCCCCGATATGAACGCACTCGTCGCGCATAATATGTTGGGAAGGGATTTCCGGAGGCAACGCGAGCGTTTCTATCATGCCGAAGCACTAAGAAACTTCGCCAGAGATACGGTGCCTGACGGAACATTCGATGACCTTCAGGAAGAGGTTTACCATGGCGTTGTTGATATTACCGATGCTACCCACCCCAACGGGTACGAAAGGATGAAGGCGACTGTGACGCAGGCATCGTCTGTCGCGTTGACAGCAAACCCGCTAGCGTCAGTAACCAAGTCGCAGGACCGGCAGGGTATCTGCCACCAGCTAGCTAATGAAGATCGTCTCAAATGGGTTATGGATGATGACTAG
- a CDS encoding 4Fe-4S dicluster domain-containing protein, which yields MAKQKNYGMVIDTRVCVGCSACVYICKSENSVPEGYCRDWVVQDTEGTYPKLRMENRSERCQHCENAPCVTYCPTGASHYAEDGTVQVNRSRCTGCKACLAACPYDARYVHPEGFVDKCSLCKHRLDQGLETACVSVCPTKSLNLVDYNDPEQKAQHMMNGKVVYRQKEHAGTNPSLYWISASNKPGA from the coding sequence GTGGCTAAGCAAAAAAATTATGGAATGGTTATCGATACACGGGTCTGCGTAGGATGCTCCGCGTGTGTCTATATCTGCAAGTCCGAAAACAGCGTCCCTGAAGGCTACTGCCGCGACTGGGTCGTTCAGGACACCGAAGGAACATATCCGAAACTGCGCATGGAAAACCGCTCGGAACGCTGTCAGCATTGCGAAAACGCCCCATGCGTTACCTACTGCCCTACAGGGGCTTCACACTATGCCGAAGACGGCACCGTACAGGTCAACCGCAGCCGTTGTACCGGCTGTAAGGCTTGTCTGGCTGCATGCCCGTATGATGCGCGCTACGTCCATCCTGAAGGCTTTGTTGATAAATGCTCGCTCTGCAAGCATCGTCTTGACCAGGGCCTTGAAACGGCATGCGTATCGGTCTGCCCGACAAAAAGCCTCAATCTGGTCGATTACAACGACCCGGAACAGAAGGCTCAGCACATGATGAATGGTAAAGTGGTTTACCGGCAGAAGGAACATGCCGGAACCAATCCGAGCCTCTACTGGATTTCAGCAAGTAATAAACCCGGAGCCTAA
- the nrfD gene encoding NrfD/PsrC family molybdoenzyme membrane anchor subunit: MTETMTEIISTKMNPNVIPHLHIWEWHIPLYLFLGGLAGGLLVITSIMIVLKRKFGIGPKDEGNGCPCLAVRIGSILSPVLLGIGMLFLFLDLAHPLYVWAFYTTIQPTSPMSAGSWILIAFFPLAVLQAMLVNKKFLRDRNIGIINKLIDWTEDHLTIVALVNAHIGVGIGIYTGILLSFFSARPLWSSSILGMLFLVSGISSAAALMLLLAPDDEKPVYSMVDANAIWIELVVVGLFVLGGVTGPANNSGAMMHLIAGDYQMAGMTYMLWFWGIFVALGLVIPLLLEFLEAAGVHIKLPQVAPVLVLIGGLVLRFLIVFAGQTYHTFM, from the coding sequence ATGACAGAAACGATGACAGAAATCATATCCACGAAAATGAACCCGAATGTGATCCCGCATCTCCACATTTGGGAATGGCATATCCCGCTCTACCTCTTTCTTGGTGGTTTAGCAGGAGGGCTTCTGGTCATTACCTCGATCATGATCGTCCTGAAACGGAAGTTTGGTATCGGCCCGAAAGACGAGGGAAACGGTTGCCCGTGCCTTGCTGTCAGAATCGGCTCTATCCTGTCCCCGGTACTGCTTGGCATCGGCATGCTCTTCCTCTTCCTCGATCTTGCCCATCCGCTCTATGTGTGGGCGTTCTATACAACCATACAGCCAACATCGCCAATGTCGGCCGGCAGCTGGATCCTGATCGCATTCTTCCCGCTCGCCGTCCTTCAGGCCATGCTGGTCAACAAGAAGTTTCTGCGTGATCGCAACATCGGTATCATCAACAAGCTGATCGACTGGACAGAAGACCATCTGACCATCGTCGCGCTTGTCAATGCGCATATCGGCGTAGGCATCGGTATCTACACAGGAATCCTGCTCTCGTTCTTCTCGGCACGGCCGCTCTGGTCGAGTTCGATTCTCGGTATGCTCTTCCTGGTATCGGGTATTTCCAGTGCTGCAGCACTGATGCTGCTCCTTGCCCCCGACGATGAAAAACCTGTCTACAGCATGGTCGACGCCAACGCAATCTGGATCGAACTGGTCGTTGTCGGACTCTTCGTCCTTGGCGGCGTCACCGGCCCGGCCAACAACAGCGGCGCCATGATGCACCTGATCGCAGGCGACTACCAGATGGCAGGCATGACCTATATGCTCTGGTTCTGGGGAATCTTTGTTGCTCTCGGCCTTGTCATTCCGCTGCTTCTTGAGTTCCTCGAAGCTGCAGGCGTTCACATTAAACTGCCTCAGGTAGCACCGGTCCTCGTTCTGATCGGCGGTCTTGTCCTCCGGTTCCTGATCGTTTTCGCCGGCCAGACCTACCACACGTTTATGTAG
- a CDS encoding IS110 family transposase, giving the protein MQTETERLAAYRQLRTGIRGSEKHLIAGIDIAKDKHYAFFGTATGKTLCKQFTFPNSNEGFELLCSKAETLRLQHQLQQVVIGVEPTANYHKPLADHLVRHGLLVVQVSGVAVKKNRELLDGRWDKHDRKDAANIADLIAQGKCQFYDYPSPAIRELRELLHLKHTLKQEEHRIKTRIRNNLLAQFFPEMDQFMTTCQQDTLAVIGTCCSPEQIATLDYESFFAKVVTVYKGKRQEEHLLRIWQCARASIGCLAGNAPIYEGKVLIDQLLHLRQIIKELDEQIATLCSGFEEYPCLLSIPGIGPAISATILAAIGNPYRFDTTKQVIKLAGLDLSASRSGRSAVNATPIISKRGQAELRYALCQAALVAGSRNTFFRCWFAKKLQGRERERGIVGILRVKLAAKLLVIAWTMMKKKEMFAYERLNNC; this is encoded by the coding sequence ATGCAAACGGAAACTGAGAGATTGGCTGCGTACCGGCAACTGCGGACTGGAATCCGAGGTTCAGAAAAGCATCTGATTGCAGGTATCGATATTGCTAAGGACAAGCATTATGCATTCTTCGGCACCGCCACAGGAAAGACATTATGCAAACAATTCACGTTTCCGAACAGCAACGAGGGGTTTGAACTGTTGTGTTCAAAAGCAGAAACCCTCCGCTTGCAGCATCAGCTGCAACAGGTGGTTATCGGTGTAGAACCGACAGCAAATTATCACAAACCGCTGGCCGATCATCTTGTTCGACACGGATTGCTGGTTGTACAGGTCTCCGGGGTTGCGGTCAAAAAGAATCGAGAACTGCTCGATGGGCGTTGGGATAAGCATGACCGCAAAGATGCGGCCAATATTGCCGATCTTATCGCTCAAGGCAAATGCCAGTTCTATGACTATCCTTCGCCTGCCATTCGTGAGCTTCGGGAACTCCTTCATTTGAAGCACACGCTCAAACAGGAGGAACATCGCATCAAAACCCGTATCAGAAACAACTTGCTTGCACAGTTCTTTCCTGAAATGGATCAGTTTATGACGACCTGCCAGCAGGACACGTTAGCGGTTATTGGAACCTGTTGCTCTCCCGAGCAGATTGCAACATTGGATTATGAGTCGTTCTTTGCCAAAGTTGTCACCGTGTACAAAGGGAAACGACAGGAAGAGCATCTGCTTCGGATCTGGCAGTGTGCCCGAGCATCCATTGGTTGCCTGGCGGGTAATGCGCCAATCTATGAGGGAAAGGTGCTCATTGATCAGTTGCTCCACCTACGCCAGATTATAAAAGAACTTGACGAACAGATTGCAACATTGTGTTCAGGATTTGAAGAGTATCCTTGTCTGTTGAGTATTCCCGGTATTGGCCCTGCTATTTCAGCAACCATTTTGGCAGCTATCGGTAATCCCTACCGGTTCGATACGACAAAACAGGTCATCAAACTTGCCGGCCTTGATTTAAGCGCCTCTCGCAGCGGGCGATCCGCAGTGAATGCAACACCGATTATTTCCAAAAGAGGGCAGGCTGAACTGCGCTATGCGCTCTGTCAGGCGGCACTGGTGGCAGGATCACGCAATACGTTTTTCCGGTGCTGGTTTGCCAAAAAATTGCAGGGACGTGAGCGTGAACGAGGGATCGTGGGAATTCTCAGGGTCAAACTGGCAGCAAAACTACTCGTTATTGCCTGGACTATGATGAAGAAGAAAGAAATGTTTGCTTATGAGCGACTGAACAACTGCTGA
- a CDS encoding type 1 glutamine amidotransferase, producing the protein MRAHYLQHVPFEGLGSIESWLQNAGYEISSTQFFDSWILPAIKDIDFLVVMGGPMSVNDETKYPWLLEEKQFIRSAIETGKPVLGICLGAQLIANAMGGKVLPNSVKEIGWFPIEAVKSESNSVFQFPKETEVFHWHGETFDLPKGAVQIAKSKGCINQAFQIGSTVIGLQFHLETTAISAQAIIENCKDELIEGEFVQTEAEILSAHQEKYSTINRLMGNVLEYLHSNNS; encoded by the coding sequence ATGAGAGCACATTACTTACAGCATGTACCGTTTGAGGGCTTAGGCAGCATTGAATCGTGGCTCCAAAATGCTGGTTACGAAATATCAAGCACCCAATTTTTCGATTCTTGGATTCTGCCGGCAATTAAGGATATTGATTTTCTCGTTGTCATGGGTGGCCCGATGAGCGTTAACGATGAGACAAAATATCCTTGGCTATTGGAAGAAAAACAATTTATCAGAAGCGCTATTGAAACGGGAAAGCCCGTTCTTGGCATTTGTTTGGGTGCACAACTCATTGCCAATGCAATGGGAGGAAAGGTATTACCAAACTCAGTAAAAGAAATTGGCTGGTTTCCAATTGAAGCCGTGAAATCTGAAAGCAATTCTGTTTTTCAATTTCCAAAAGAAACAGAGGTATTTCATTGGCATGGCGAAACATTCGACTTGCCAAAGGGTGCGGTTCAAATTGCAAAAAGCAAGGGTTGTATCAATCAAGCCTTTCAAATCGGAAGTACTGTCATTGGTCTACAATTCCATTTGGAAACAACAGCAATATCAGCCCAGGCGATCATTGAGAATTGCAAAGATGAACTCATCGAAGGCGAGTTCGTTCAAACAGAGGCAGAGATTTTATCCGCTCATCAAGAGAAATATTCGACAATCAACCGCTTAATGGGGAATGTCCTTGAATACCTACATTCCAACAATAGCTGA
- a CDS encoding DUF2461 domain-containing protein yields MDLQGAVSFIEALQSNNNREWFHVNKARYEDARAAFESLVGVVIPVVKGIDPSVDVDDPGECLFRIYRDVRFSKDKSPYKNNFGAFIAKGGRKSPYAGYYLHIEPGASFVGGGAYMPQAPYLKAIRQSIYEHPREYKAILHSDDFSSCFGTIFGETLKTSPRDFPKDFPDIELLKHKHYAVTHPVDDQFWISGDVIDRMREIFAVLYPFNRFLNTAIASVMS; encoded by the coding sequence ATGGATTTACAGGGCGCAGTCTCATTTATCGAGGCGTTGCAGTCGAACAACAATCGCGAGTGGTTCCATGTCAATAAGGCTCGTTACGAGGATGCCCGGGCGGCGTTCGAGTCCCTTGTCGGCGTGGTGATTCCTGTTGTGAAGGGGATCGATCCTTCTGTCGACGTCGATGATCCCGGGGAGTGTCTATTCAGGATTTATCGCGACGTTCGGTTTTCTAAAGACAAGTCTCCTTACAAAAACAATTTCGGTGCGTTCATTGCCAAAGGGGGGCGTAAAAGCCCCTATGCCGGCTATTACCTGCATATCGAGCCGGGAGCGTCTTTTGTGGGAGGAGGCGCCTACATGCCTCAAGCCCCGTATCTTAAAGCCATCAGGCAGAGCATCTACGAGCACCCTCGTGAGTATAAAGCCATTCTGCATAGTGATGATTTCAGTTCATGCTTCGGCACGATATTTGGCGAAACCCTGAAGACCTCCCCCAGGGATTTTCCAAAGGATTTCCCGGATATCGAGCTTCTGAAGCATAAGCATTACGCCGTCACTCATCCTGTGGACGACCAATTCTGGATCTCCGGGGATGTCATAGATCGTATGAGGGAGATCTTTGCCGTACTCTATCCTTTCAACAGATTTCTCAATACTGCTATTGCATCAGTCATGTCGTAG
- a CDS encoding tetrathionate reductase family octaheme c-type cytochrome, whose translation MKKLFFVVFFLLVSPSLYCSSLVAKTFHPPVDSLMVSTADHAKFDELKKDFKSGPEVTEACLRCHTEAAKQIHRTKHWTWEVPMKDGKMLGKQHVVNNFCISVEGNEARCTSCHIGYGWKDQKFDFASERNVDCLVCHDGTGTYKKYPSGAGHPAYVDTVFGKTPYPKVDLAYVAQNVANPNRHNCGICHFEGGGADAVKHGDLDNSLIEPAPHVDVHMAVGEDGLNMTCIDCHQTKGHQVPGSRYEPTARDVHGFDYPMPDDYPTTCSSCHGLKPHKQYSKLNDHVDKLACQTCHIPVMAKERPTKMWWDWSKAGKLNSKGGEITRKDSSGLPLYMSKKGEFEWAKEVVPEYRWFNGEMNYVTFMTEINDSGVVAINHPDGEPGDTLSRIWPFKVHRGKQPYDRELKRFVKPKLFGPKGSGAYWKDFNWDKSIAEGMDYAGMQYSGKYGFVETEMYWPISHMVSPKDEALSCVECHSRNGRLQNLSGFYLPGRDTDRYLELFGLLVIVGSLAGVVVHGILRFASNKKRMQDGDA comes from the coding sequence ATGAAAAAGCTGTTTTTTGTCGTGTTCTTTCTGCTTGTATCCCCCTCATTGTATTGCTCCTCTCTTGTTGCGAAAACATTTCATCCCCCTGTTGACTCACTGATGGTTTCGACCGCTGATCATGCGAAGTTCGATGAATTGAAAAAGGATTTCAAAAGCGGTCCGGAGGTGACGGAGGCTTGTCTCCGCTGCCATACCGAAGCGGCAAAACAGATCCACAGGACCAAGCACTGGACGTGGGAAGTGCCGATGAAGGACGGCAAGATGCTCGGCAAGCAGCATGTGGTCAACAATTTCTGTATTTCCGTTGAAGGCAACGAGGCCCGGTGTACATCCTGCCATATCGGCTATGGATGGAAAGACCAGAAGTTCGATTTTGCCAGTGAGCGCAATGTCGACTGCCTTGTCTGCCATGACGGAACAGGGACCTATAAAAAATATCCCAGCGGGGCAGGCCATCCTGCCTACGTCGATACGGTATTCGGTAAAACGCCTTATCCGAAGGTTGATCTTGCCTATGTGGCCCAGAACGTCGCAAATCCTAACCGCCATAATTGCGGTATCTGCCATTTCGAAGGTGGCGGAGCCGATGCGGTCAAGCACGGGGATCTTGATAATTCCCTGATCGAGCCGGCGCCTCACGTCGATGTGCATATGGCTGTCGGCGAGGATGGGTTGAACATGACATGCATTGACTGTCATCAGACCAAGGGGCATCAGGTTCCTGGAAGCCGCTATGAGCCTACAGCGCGAGATGTGCATGGTTTCGATTATCCTATGCCTGATGACTATCCGACGACCTGCAGTTCCTGTCATGGGCTCAAACCTCATAAGCAGTATTCCAAGCTTAACGATCATGTCGACAAGCTGGCCTGTCAGACGTGCCACATTCCTGTTATGGCTAAAGAGCGTCCGACCAAGATGTGGTGGGACTGGTCGAAAGCAGGGAAGCTCAACAGCAAGGGAGGGGAGATTACCCGAAAAGACTCTTCGGGACTTCCGCTCTATATGTCTAAGAAAGGAGAGTTTGAGTGGGCAAAAGAGGTTGTGCCGGAATATCGCTGGTTCAACGGGGAGATGAACTATGTGACGTTCATGACCGAGATTAACGATTCAGGAGTCGTCGCTATCAATCATCCTGACGGTGAGCCTGGCGATACGCTTTCTCGAATCTGGCCATTCAAGGTGCACCGAGGAAAACAGCCCTATGATCGTGAGCTCAAGCGCTTCGTCAAGCCAAAACTGTTCGGTCCGAAAGGGTCCGGCGCATACTGGAAGGACTTTAACTGGGATAAGTCTATTGCCGAAGGGATGGACTATGCCGGTATGCAGTACAGCGGGAAATATGGTTTTGTCGAAACGGAAATGTACTGGCCGATTTCACATATGGTATCACCTAAAGACGAGGCGCTCAGCTGTGTCGAGTGCCATTCCCGCAACGGAAGACTTCAGAATCTTTCAGGGTTCTATCTTCCCGGACGCGACACTGACCGATATCTTGAACTCTTCGGATTGTTGGTGATTGTGGGGAGCCTTGCAGGGGTAGTGGTTCATGGAATTTTACGATTTGCTTCCAATAAAAAGAGAATGCAGGATGGTGACGCATGA